Genomic segment of Plectropomus leopardus isolate mb unplaced genomic scaffold, YSFRI_Pleo_2.0 unplaced_scaffold2392, whole genome shotgun sequence:
ACGTGGCGAGTTTCGGGtgagaacaacaaaaacatacaccTGACGGAGGGAAAAAGAAGAACCACACGAGACCACCACAGAAGAGGAAACCTCCGCATCGACTCACCCCAGGAGCCTCCGTCAGCGAGCGTGGATTTGGTGTCGGCGGTGATGGCGGGAAACGTGCCGATGGTGACGGTGAAGGTGAAACAGACGGAGAGAGCCAACAGCCAGATctgagggtcaaaggtcagcagaCTAAtaaatgatgaagatgatgtcaCTGATCAATAgtgatttttgtgtctctgaccTTCTTAAAGATTTTGATCATGGAGACGTTCGGTCGTGTTTTCTGATCAGCAGCTTCACTGTTATTTTCTGAAGGAgaaaatcattcattcatcaacATTTTCAATCTTCTAATTCATTCAAGAATACGTGTTCgagtttttctgcagtttttaaattcatgttcgagtttttctgcagtttttaaatttatgttcgagtttttctgcagtttttaaattcatgttcgatttttttttctgcggcgtgttgtgttttttttggatacCTGGGTTCATCAGATTCACAGAGTTCTCCTCATCAggtttctgtttcctgtttctctgctgATGAAACTGGTAAAactcctaaaaaaaatcaaaaaaacaagacatgaaaacattttttctcaaagcaaaaa
This window contains:
- the LOC121966303 gene encoding equilibrative nucleoside transporter 1-like — encoded protein: MNPENNSEAADQKTRPNVSMIKIFKKIWLLALSVCFTFTVTIGTFPAITADTKSTLADGGSWAREGQSDTSCVHRVSPGLRPSLHVV